In a single window of the Elaeis guineensis isolate ETL-2024a chromosome 4, EG11, whole genome shotgun sequence genome:
- the LOC105043249 gene encoding mitochondrial import inner membrane translocase subunit Tim13, whose protein sequence is MDSFSPSSTSSNGLSGQSTEALMDQVKSQLAQAYAEEFLETVRSKCFAKCITKPGTSLSGSESSCISRCVDRYVEATGIISRTLFSSPR, encoded by the exons ATGGATTCCTTCTCACCATCGTCGACGTCATCGAACGGCTTGTCGGGCCAGTCCACGGAGGCTCTGATGGACCAGGTCAAGTCTCAGCTCGCTCAGGCCTACGCCGAAGAGTTCCTGGAG ACTGTGAGGAGCAAGTGCTTTGCAAAATGCATCACGAAGCCTGGTACAAGCTTAAGTGGGAGTGAGAGCAGTTGCATCTCCCGTTGTGTGGATCGATACGTTGAGGCAACTGGCATCATCAGCCGAACACTTTTCAGTTCCCCTCGATAA